The DNA sequence CCGAAGGCTACCAGTATCTTAGTACGGGCGCGAATCTTCTGAATCTTCTCCATGTCCTCATTCGTACTGACCGAACCTTCTACCATTGCGATGTCGATGGCGTCAGGCATGTGTTTCGTGTCCACTAACGGACTGTACACGATGTCGGCCAGTTCAGCCAACTGGAGAATCCGTTCGTCGATGTCGAGAAATGACATGTGGCAACCCGAGCAACCGTCGAGCCAAATGGTTGCCAACCGCTTTTTGCTGCTCATTGTTCATCCTCTTTTCTCATCAAGGTCAGGTAGGGTAGGAATTGTCGACGCTTCGAGTTTTCCGCCACCGAACGGCCGCGTTCGCTAAGGGCGCCGGTCGGGCAAACTTGGACACACTTTCCGCAACGGGTACAGGATTCCGACTCACCCCAATTTTGATTCAAATCGGATATCACTCGCGCTGTAATTCCACGGCCCATTACATCGAGCGTATGCGCTCCTTCGATTTCTCCGCAGACGCGTACGCAACGGTGGCAAAGGATGCAACGGTTCTGATCAGAGACAAAACGGTCGTGGGTCGCATCGATTGTGTAATTATCGTAGCGGTAATGATAGTGGACGTGATCCATCCCGAGTTTCTCGGCGAGCGATTGTAATTCGCATTGGCCGTTCGATACGCACACGGCGCAGACGTGGTTCCGTTCACTGAACATCAGTTCGAGGATTTTCTTCCGGTAATTGGTTAGTCGTTCCGAATTTGTGAAAACGACCATACCGTCGATGGCAAAAGTGATACATGCCGGGAACAGCTTATTGCGTCCTTCGATTTCCACCATACACAACCGGCAGGAACCGACCGATGTCAAACCGTCGAGATGGCACAGCGTCGGAATGAATATGTTGTTCTCTTGCGCGATCTGCAGAATCGTTTCATCGGTTCGTGCGCCGACATGTTTTCCGTCGATGGTTAACGTGATAATGCGGGCTTGGTTCATTTCGTTTCATCCTCCCGGGTTTCCGGTGGAATATGTTTGGCATACTCCTCAGGGAAGTATTTGAGCGTGCTAAGAACCGGATTCGATGCCGCCTGACCT is a window from the bacterium genome containing:
- the hoxU gene encoding bidirectional hydrogenase complex protein HoxU; amino-acid sequence: MNQARIITLTIDGKHVGARTDETILQIAQENNIFIPTLCHLDGLTSVGSCRLCMVEIEGRNKLFPACITFAIDGMVVFTNSERLTNYRKKILELMFSERNHVCAVCVSNGQCELQSLAEKLGMDHVHYHYRYDNYTIDATHDRFVSDQNRCILCHRCVRVCGEIEGAHTLDVMGRGITARVISDLNQNWGESESCTRCGKCVQVCPTGALSERGRSVAENSKRRQFLPYLTLMRKEDEQ